CATTGCGACAAGAAgctttttgtattattttgtttgcATACGACATGGGGTATATACAACACTTTTGTCAACAGTAACTTAAGTCATTAGATAAATCAGTCAATCATAGCTGCAAAAACATACAACACATATGTACCATGCATTCGATTCAGTACAAgtatcatgtatatattctaTCATTGACTGATTCTTGATAAATATTTGTCTAACTGcaattttttcatgtttttttttacatttgtcatgttcttctttatataatttttttgtgtgtctgaaaaatataaaaaaaaagaagaaaaaatacctGGGTGACCAATGGCATGGCCTGCTGGTGTTTGCCCAGGTTGCCATGTACAGTTCGGATCCCCCAGCTCCTCACCATTTGACTTTCCATCTTTATCGGAATCCATTTTACAAAACGGTTCATTCCATACATGTCCATTCGCTCTAAATCCCTAAGATAAAATACGTTTGTCttcataacattttaaaatttgcagAATATTATACAGGAAAAACTACGTTAACTGCTTAATCAAACATTGAAATCATTTTTGTTTCGAAGATAATTCTGCACGTTTTGCTTGACAATAAAACCGTCTGTTTTGATACAAATTCTTAGAATACAATTGAAATGATGCAGGATCCTTCTCGTCTCGTAAATAAAGCTCCTGTCAAACGCTTTCAAGTATCGTCTTTTATCCGACAGACACTTAATTGATTGAACTGTATATCATCGGTTTCAAGCTTGTATGGTTAGTCTGATTAGATAACTTGATGATAAGTAACAAGTTAATGTGAAATACAAAAGAATCTCAAAACGACAATTCATTTCTGGTAGGTTAAAACCAACCCAATGCTACGAAATAGAACCAAAATTGTAACACAAAATTTGACACTTTGTGTTCATTCATTTACTGCACTTTTTAGTAAAGTGTCTGAATCAAATATCTGTTTTTCGGGAAGGTTAAAATATAGTTTTGTCGCCAAACAAATTGTTAAGCAGTACAGATTTAAACTTGAAGAAGGACAAACAACACCAAAGACAAGCAAATGTCCACAAATACGACACAGGAGCAAGCAATTAAACCTAAAGGTGAATTAGTGAACATAAGAATGGTAAACAGTTTTTTTTGCATTTCTATTGCTTCGTGTAATgcttatagaatgaaattcaaaacagtgtggctgtggctattgattgacacattaaattcatccattggctgggacaattaaggtgaacgtttgtatgtaacgaccactgctcagtacgtactttttaaagacacttaaattatggggtcaccaaaggttcacaacaccttaataaagtaattcgaaaaattaatcagaaataacacgatgttttgatttatatcaattatataaatcaaaacataaaggttattcctgattaatttttcggattattttataattaaaggcgttaagaaacctttggtgaccccacagtttaaatgtctatcgtaggtacgtcgtaaacagtggtcgttacagacaaacgtttaagtaaattgtcccagtcaatggatgaatttaatgtgtcaatcaatggccacagccacactgttttgaatttcattctagatgaatttggctatttatctTAGgtattttgacatatagctcttctacGGTTTCGGTACGTATCCATCTTTGGATTCGGATGTttgactttgagcgttcctgatgagtCATCGATAATTGATTTTTAAACAACATACAATAGGTAATTtggaggcaacagtagtataccgctgttcaaaaataaACGCCACCATACGTAGAAATAGACTTTAATTTGATATTAACTTCCATtctcttgacttggtacaggacatataAAAAATATGGTGGGTTTACCATAGTATTATGGCAAGCTTAACCTCCCGCTAATATGACAATGTTAACACATATCGTTTATATAATAACATTACGCGACAGGAATACAGTGCAAATAAACATTCAGCACGGAGAAACACATTCAAAGTTATTGAGCATAGTTAGgtcttaagccccagtcccactagatcCGATCGGACCacgctcaccacgatctaaaatagatcgtggtgaggtcgcggtatgagcggcatgaaagtGTAAATTTttgttgctttcacgatgctactacgtcctcattacgcttgtacaacgatcccgctacgattatactacgttctcACTGCGCTTATtttgcgacctcactacgcttatcaagatctttctacgctcatcacgttctcactgcgaccataccacgagttattcgattgcaacacgatcttaccacgcctttactgcgattatagcacgttcataccgcgatcttacaaagctctcagcaataacgtccaCATCGTTTTCTACATCAATACTGTACAATTCCCTCTTTTTctaattaatacgtagatttctcgaaaaCTACACATTCTTGCCAttaaaatctactagaacacttGGGCGTGGTCGTAGGCGTATACGTAGAGGCAGAAGGacctctgatagtaacgaatcctgatctagcacagatgtcggaccgaccaatccaacctgaatCACAACCTTATGTTGGTCCATCCAACTTAAGATAGCGATGTTTTAGTGATCGATAGcagggatgacacagatgtgtcaatcaTGGTTGAGACGTTAAAGAAAAAGGACAAGAAGtccaaattacatacagacaaacaaaacctggagagcttttaaatattttatgtgaaaatgacaatgtgCATAATGGttgtagtatgaacgtagtcaggtcatgagaagagcgtgatgaggacggcatggtcgtgctagaatcgtactatggtcttgaacagcgtggtgtaaacgtggtatagtcgtagtggaagcgtagttaggtcgcggtgagaacgtgctggtcgtagtgaggtcgtaggAAAGTCTCCACGAATataatcacgctttcgctacgatcatgaagacctcaccacgaccgtacttcactgcgatctacacgatcgccctacgatcgtcaaaatttgcaACTTTTTCACAGATcatagtgcgatcgtggcctagtgggactgcggtataagcctgcaatatatatttttacacaatcCATAAAAATAGTTTGTATAGACAAAATACACAATTCATTAATCTTGTTAAAAAGAATCCTCAAACTTGATTTCGGAATAAAAGCCGTCATGGGAGATATCATATCACAAAATAAGCaataaaataactaaacaaaCAAGGGTTGCATTAGATTGAACAAATGAGCAGTTTTGTATTTAGTTTTATACATGACGAACGTCATCATTgggttttactttttttgttgttCTGTAACAGTTGCTTTTGACTTTCCACCAGACTAAAGTTGCAAGATATATATTATGATTGTTAAGTTGTGAATTATTATCACTTTAACAATTTATGATactattctatttattttttaggTTTCTGAGGAGTCATCAAACTTTGATATGTATTTTGTCAAGCGTGAGTTGAATCATACAAACACCACCAAAGTATTTATGTATCACGGAATCTGGCAAAACGAATTGTAAATGCTACTTACATTGCCAAAGATATTTTTTAACTGTGTGTGGTGAAATGGATTGAGATGTCCTACTGTATTCCAATATTGCGATGTTCCACATGAGTTGGGTACGGAGTGACCGTTTGGTATCTTGTCTCTGTAGGTGCTGTGGGCGGATATCACACCGGCAATAGTGATGATGATTATGATTTTATTCATCATCCTTATTCACGTCTTATGCTCTAAGCCAAAAATTTATGatctattttaataataaaaaaaaccccaataaattatcaaaacttaCAAATGATACCAAAGTCAgacaataaataatataaaaatataaaacaacacgtttaataatttattgcgtccgaagagcttttctggatttaccttcatcaggaacgctcaaagccaaacatttgaaatccgaagatgtataagtaccgaaaactGTGATTTGGAAAATATTTCAACTATCAATTTCAAAGTGAAGGCATGTCCGATCCGTAAAACGTAAAATTTTGGAATTGTACTCCACCAGATATTCTACGTTTCAGCGGGTTTATCAAAAGTATATGAGTCATAATTCAATTTAATGGAATATACTTCTTTTTAAAATAGGAAGACTCGAATTTCGGATACGTAAGATTCATCAGTAGTTGTCGAAAAAATGGATGGCCCTTATCAAATCTGAAGGGACAGAGCattgataataaatataaaaaaaacaacaataaatgaACTTAAACACAAGGAAAAATAAGGTTAACAAACTATCTACGAAGGATAATCGTAGAATACCCACCCTTCCCACAAAAAAACCCAGAACATTTCTGTAAAGCCAGTATAAAAGCACTGTTTTATGGCTAGTGATACCAACAGTGGTATCGAAGAAGTGGTAGTGAGCAATAACACGATATCAAATGTTATTTTGAAGCATTATATATCCGTTCTCATACGTTACGACTCGCCAGTGGTACTCAAAATAAATTATGCCTCCTTTtcctgttagtccccgagggtatcaccagaccagtagaaacaaagctctgatttctttcacggatttggctatactttttggaccttttggattatagctcttcatcatttatataagctttggatttcaaatattttgaccacgagcatcactgaagagatatgtattgtcgaaatgcgcatctggtgcagaaaaaattggtaccgttaatgttctTTTTAGTACTCTCGGTTTTGTTTAATGTCTGGCTAGCTATTATGTTTAAATTATGTCATATGTCACTcggtttttaaattttaattggtaGTTTGGTTTTTCGACCTCCCATATGAAAATGGAAGGGTAACCTTTATAATAACTTCTACGATTTGAACATTAActtcaaaaaagatattttttttacgaaatgcattttttttacagtttttttagaagttatcatactttattgatagtttgacatttgttagtggatacatcaaataccggtaccttatcccggcctcgttaactgTTAGTAGCATATAATCAATTTGGTTTATAGTATTTGTTAGTTtatttaactgtaatatatacatttataaatcattgtaaattatAGTATATCCAACTAATACATTATCAATGTAGAATGATCCATAAATctgaatagataaaaaaaataaagaataaataaataaaaatcacagaaattttgaattttggaaaaaacaaaaataaaaaaaataaaaatatattttactttatacagCATTCATAATACAGCTTGCaggatttatttattcaaatatttgcgTACAGGCAATAACTTAGAGgaacatacatgtagttataaacaTAGACAAAACATCAAGCATATATATAAACCAACATGTAACAGTATCAAATCATAACATAGGTGGTGATGTGGATAAGGAAAgaaatgtacataaaaataatTCCGGTATCGTGTACTTGGCTGGGGGACTATGGTAAGCACAAGTAACGAGTGACGAATAAACTGTTCttcaattcaatttttattacatcTCCATGCTACTGCCCTGGCAGACGACAACTCAACGTAATTATAATAGCTAAAACATGTTCCACGTTTTTCGACTTAAATAGATTAATTGTGTGAGGCAGTCCCGATAACCAGAAGACCCAAAATAGGAATATAACACCGGTACATAATGTACCAATTATTTGTATAATCAAAATTAGTCTTCTAAAATTGGAAGCCAGGGGTCCCAGCAGATATTGGCCATAAGAAAATGGtttcttttaaaaaacatattcTTTTCTAGTGCAAGAGATTCTTTGaggtagtttttaaaatttaccttattttcacagagttttgttctgtaaatatagaattttgtcaggagtattattaagttttttatcatattatttccGTTGTTACctaaatttccaaataaaataatatctatattaaatggaatcaatatttgtgtttggttATAAATCCAATCACCAAGTTCAATCCATAAATCTGAAATTTTATGGCATGTCCAAAATATGTACTCAATATCTTCAATAGCTTCATTACAGAAAGTACATTTATCtgattgttttatcttaattttaaataaaaattcatttgtgCCTATGATTCTGTGCACTATTCTGTACTGGAACCAATGAGGTTTAGAGCTTTTTGTGGTGTAGAAAGACATATTATGCACTTTTTTCCAATCAAATTTTTTGTTTAATCTTAGAGACCATTTATCTTCACAACTAGGCCTTGTACTActtttttttctaagaaaacattatacatatcttttgaccctttatttgacaaaaaaaaatgttcttatattATTTGGCAGAATTGGTCCATGAACTTTATAAAGATTTTCTATGGAGATATTATGTTTAAGAgaattttgatatgattttattGCTGATATAACTCCATTATAAACTAGAAAGTTagatttaatttcataaataatttTGCATTGCTCAAAAGACATTAATTTACCCTCATTATCTACCAGATCATTAATCAACAAAATACCGTTATCAGCCCAGTCTTTATAGAACTCAGATCTGCTACCTATTTTAATATTTCCATTATTCCAAAGTGTATCTGTTGAAAATTCT
The window above is part of the Mytilus galloprovincialis chromosome 4, xbMytGall1.hap1.1, whole genome shotgun sequence genome. Proteins encoded here:
- the LOC143071163 gene encoding temptin-like — encoded protein: MMNKIIIIITIAGVISAHSTYRDKIPNGHSVPNSCGTSQYWNTVGHLNPFHHTQLKNIFGNGFRANGHVWNEPFCKMDSDKDGKSNGEELGDPNCTWQPGQTPAGHAIGHPGICEPVGDTRCAWQKFSCDCLEHCTGVDGYP